A window from Polynucleobacter sp. MWH-UH25E encodes these proteins:
- a CDS encoding penicillin-binding protein 2: MRPVGFSTTPNLVLRLPMWRSRLMLFLLFFVFMMLLLRAFWIQGPGNAFYEAKGVRGTQRELELPASRGKILDRNGQVIATSLEAKSIIAYNDTVPDDLAADKVHKLASLLQISEAELRKKLKEERKQVFLKRQVEPAVAQQIMQLEIPGIGLNNEYKRFYPEGEAMAHVVGFTNVNDKGQEGMELSREKDLAAHPGQRRVVVDRLGRVVEDIAIEQLPQNGKDLQLSIDSKIQFLAYNAVKSAVEQHHAKAGGAVVLDTQTGEILALANYPSYNPNDRRNLSGEQLRNRVLTDTFEPGSTMKPLTISIALEKGSVAPNTNMVIGAKYLVGPKPITDTHPYGNLTVAQVIQKSSNIGTAKIAMNNLSPEEMWDFYTAVGLGQSPKIGFPGAVAGTVHPYKKWMPTDQARIAFGYGISASLFQVARAYTIFARDGELVPLTIERSPDPKPGTRVLSAKTAIEMREMLETVTEPGGTAVKAQAEGYRVGGKTGTAHKLVGKGYGNSYRAYFAGLAPISAPRIVVAVMIDEPTGGSHYGGDVAAPVFSTIVGETLRTLNVLPDNKVKQMALDDKGSTEVRTANVQTQHAVLKR, encoded by the coding sequence ATGAGGCCAGTTGGGTTCTCGACAACTCCAAATCTAGTCTTGCGCCTGCCAATGTGGCGCTCAAGATTAATGCTATTCCTCTTGTTCTTTGTTTTCATGATGCTCTTATTGAGAGCATTTTGGATTCAGGGTCCAGGAAATGCTTTCTACGAAGCTAAAGGAGTGCGTGGAACACAGCGTGAATTAGAGTTGCCCGCCAGCCGTGGAAAAATTTTGGATCGTAATGGTCAGGTCATCGCCACAAGTCTTGAGGCTAAGTCCATCATTGCCTATAACGATACTGTTCCTGATGATTTAGCTGCTGACAAAGTGCATAAGTTAGCAAGCCTATTGCAAATCAGTGAGGCCGAGTTGCGCAAGAAATTAAAAGAAGAGCGCAAACAGGTTTTCTTAAAGCGCCAAGTAGAGCCGGCGGTCGCGCAACAAATTATGCAGTTAGAAATTCCAGGTATTGGGTTAAATAACGAGTACAAGCGTTTCTATCCCGAGGGCGAGGCAATGGCCCACGTAGTTGGCTTCACAAACGTCAACGATAAGGGGCAGGAAGGCATGGAGCTTTCCAGGGAAAAAGATTTAGCTGCCCATCCTGGTCAAAGACGCGTGGTAGTGGATCGGCTTGGGCGCGTAGTTGAAGATATTGCGATTGAACAGTTACCTCAGAACGGGAAAGATTTGCAACTTTCAATTGATAGCAAAATTCAGTTCTTGGCATACAACGCAGTAAAGAGTGCTGTTGAGCAACATCATGCAAAAGCTGGTGGAGCTGTAGTTCTGGATACGCAAACAGGTGAAATATTAGCGCTAGCAAATTACCCAAGTTATAACCCCAACGATCGCCGAAACTTAAGTGGCGAGCAATTACGTAATCGCGTATTGACTGACACGTTTGAGCCTGGCTCCACTATGAAGCCGCTAACGATTTCTATTGCGCTTGAGAAGGGATCTGTAGCTCCAAATACCAATATGGTTATTGGAGCTAAATATCTAGTGGGTCCAAAGCCGATTACAGATACGCATCCTTACGGCAATTTAACCGTTGCTCAGGTGATTCAAAAATCAAGCAATATCGGCACAGCAAAAATTGCGATGAATAATCTGTCGCCCGAAGAAATGTGGGATTTCTATACTGCCGTTGGTTTAGGTCAGTCACCCAAAATTGGATTCCCTGGCGCTGTTGCTGGCACAGTGCACCCATATAAAAAATGGATGCCAACGGATCAAGCGCGTATTGCATTCGGTTACGGCATTTCCGCTTCTCTATTTCAGGTGGCGCGTGCTTACACCATTTTTGCGCGCGATGGGGAGCTAGTTCCATTAACCATTGAGCGTAGCCCAGACCCTAAACCAGGTACTCGAGTTCTTTCGGCCAAAACAGCAATTGAAATGCGCGAAATGTTAGAAACCGTGACTGAACCGGGGGGGACGGCTGTTAAGGCTCAGGCAGAAGGCTATCGAGTTGGCGGCAAGACTGGTACAGCACACAAGCTTGTGGGCAAGGGATATGGAAACTCATATAGAGCTTACTTTGCTGGACTTGCTCCTATTAGCGCCCCGCGTATTGTGGTTGCCGTCATGATTGATGAGCCAACTGGTGGAAGCCACTATGGTGGCGATGTAGCCGCGCCAGTGTTCTCAACCATTGTTGGTGAGACCTTAAGAACATTGAATGTTCTTCCAGATAACAAAGTCAAGCAAATGGCGCTAGATGATAAGGGTTCCACAGAAGTTCGTACTGCAAATGTGCAGACTCAACATGCGGTCTTGAAACGATGA
- a CDS encoding UDP-N-acetylmuramoyl-L-alanyl-D-glutamate--2,6-diaminopimelate ligase — MLNINPDHLVEHLHSLANSSAKVSADSRQIHPGDIFFAYPVGHGNALRDGRQFIDAALEAGAACVVFDPTDSSNRYTRYMGHPQCVAVENLASLAGKLCSEWYGNPSKQMRMIGVTGTNGKTSVTQWLAKALDTPSHRTAVLGTLGTGFPGSLEKTGYTTPDAPKLQTQLKELLDAGAKQVAMEVSSHALDQDRIAGTIFNCAVFTNLTQDHLDYHGNMADYAQAKAKLFAQTGLQHAVINLDDAFGRELAMNLLAKDTLKVWAFALNKSAFQGFEKFGDRLQRIYALDSSFSRSGYDSIFVLDGVGQANLHIPLLGEFNLSNALAVWTTLLTQGLSIAESSNRVGQLESVVGRMELISLGKHTKSEGLLAVVDYAHTPDALQKVLKALRPIAEQRGGKIWCVFGCGGDRDSGKRSQMGAVAEQFADQIVITSDNPRSEDPLQIIQMIRQGIKFPNANVQEIPDRAAAIMAAIRHADARDIVLVAGKGHETTQEISGKRFDFSDQEHIRLAAGGLV; from the coding sequence ATGTTGAATATAAATCCCGATCACTTGGTTGAGCACTTACATTCCTTAGCAAATTCTTCTGCAAAGGTAAGTGCTGACAGTCGTCAGATTCATCCTGGCGATATCTTTTTTGCATATCCAGTTGGACATGGGAATGCATTGCGTGATGGCCGTCAATTTATTGATGCTGCGCTGGAAGCTGGTGCGGCATGCGTTGTATTTGATCCCACAGATTCTTCCAATCGTTACACTCGTTATATGGGGCATCCGCAATGTGTTGCAGTTGAAAACTTGGCTTCACTTGCTGGGAAGCTTTGCTCAGAGTGGTATGGCAACCCAAGCAAACAAATGCGCATGATTGGGGTCACCGGAACGAATGGTAAAACCAGCGTAACGCAATGGCTTGCAAAAGCTTTGGACACACCGAGTCACCGCACAGCGGTGCTAGGAACATTGGGGACAGGCTTTCCTGGCTCCTTAGAGAAAACAGGATATACAACTCCAGACGCTCCAAAATTGCAGACGCAATTAAAAGAATTATTAGACGCAGGCGCAAAGCAAGTCGCAATGGAAGTATCGTCTCATGCTTTAGATCAAGATCGTATTGCAGGAACTATATTTAATTGCGCGGTATTTACCAATTTGACGCAAGATCATTTGGATTATCACGGCAATATGGCTGATTACGCGCAAGCAAAAGCAAAGTTATTTGCTCAGACAGGATTGCAGCATGCGGTTATTAATTTGGATGATGCCTTTGGTCGTGAATTGGCTATGAATCTGTTGGCTAAAGACACGCTGAAAGTCTGGGCTTTTGCGCTTAATAAATCTGCTTTCCAAGGATTTGAAAAGTTTGGTGATCGCTTACAAAGAATTTATGCGCTTGATAGTTCATTTAGTCGTTCAGGCTATGACTCTATCTTTGTCTTGGATGGAGTAGGTCAAGCAAATCTTCATATTCCACTGCTTGGAGAGTTCAATTTAAGTAATGCGCTTGCAGTTTGGACAACATTACTAACTCAAGGCTTAAGTATTGCTGAATCAAGTAATCGCGTAGGCCAGTTGGAGTCTGTTGTTGGCCGCATGGAGTTGATTTCATTAGGTAAGCACACAAAATCTGAGGGGCTATTGGCGGTGGTGGATTATGCGCACACCCCTGATGCCTTGCAGAAAGTACTAAAAGCGTTGCGTCCTATTGCTGAACAACGTGGTGGAAAAATTTGGTGTGTGTTTGGATGTGGTGGAGACCGAGATTCTGGCAAGCGTTCTCAAATGGGTGCTGTTGCCGAGCAATTCGCTGATCAAATTGTGATCACCAGCGATAACCCAAGGTCAGAAGATCCTTTGCAAATTATTCAAATGATTCGCCAAGGAATTAAATTTCCTAACGCTAATGTGCAAGAGATTCCTGATCGCGCAGCTGCCATTATGGCAGCCATTCGTCATGCTGACGCGCGTGACATTGTATTAGTGGCTGGCAAAGGTCATGAAACTACTCAGGAAATTAGTGGTAAGCGTTTTGATTTTTCAGATCAAGAGCATATTCGCCTTGCAGCAGGGGGTCTAGTCTAA
- the murF gene encoding UDP-N-acetylmuramoyl-tripeptide--D-alanyl-D-alanine ligase yields MAAMTTLAQVHAMLPGSHLLNISAKDAEKLMLTRVGTDSRQIDSGELFIALTGERFDAHDFLIDVANSGAGAALVSDVKKCPDNLPAVCVSDTRLGLGELAKAWRTSHAIPLALVTGSNGKTTVKEMIAAIFKAATGEAHTLVTKGNLNNEIGLPLTLLKLRSTDALAVVELGMNHPGETAQLASIAQANIALINNAQREHQEFMETVAAVAEEHADVIRALPKNGIAVFPADSEFSGVWKTAAEGRKVIDFELSSTSSSSGAAVSGHQLNNGCVQINLGTHSIEVQLNTLGAHNVRNALAASAVALAAEIPLEKIKQGLEAFAPVNGRMQIKFSDSKYTLIDDSYNANPDSVRAAIDALKQSVGISWLVLGDMGEVGNQGPEFHREVGAYAAEQGITKLFALGEQCVSAVNGFDSAKTGAASSASHFTSVENLISKLNEELRSHLADGNQHLNILVKGSRFMRMERVVQALLEEAKTCS; encoded by the coding sequence ATGGCTGCAATGACTACTCTTGCTCAGGTGCACGCAATGCTGCCTGGCAGTCATTTATTAAATATTTCTGCAAAAGACGCAGAGAAATTAATGTTGACCAGGGTGGGAACTGATAGTCGTCAGATTGACTCTGGCGAATTGTTTATTGCTTTAACAGGCGAACGCTTTGATGCCCATGATTTCTTGATTGATGTTGCAAATTCTGGAGCGGGTGCCGCACTCGTTAGCGATGTCAAGAAATGTCCAGATAATCTCCCGGCCGTATGCGTGTCCGATACTCGTTTAGGTCTTGGTGAGCTAGCAAAAGCGTGGCGGACAAGCCATGCTATTCCTTTGGCTCTCGTAACTGGTAGCAATGGGAAGACTACCGTTAAAGAAATGATCGCTGCGATATTTAAAGCAGCGACGGGCGAAGCCCATACCTTAGTGACTAAAGGTAATCTTAATAACGAGATTGGCTTGCCGCTAACACTGTTAAAGCTGCGCTCCACGGATGCCCTTGCAGTAGTTGAGCTTGGTATGAATCACCCTGGTGAAACTGCTCAGCTGGCTTCGATAGCTCAGGCCAATATCGCCTTAATTAATAATGCGCAACGCGAGCACCAGGAGTTTATGGAGACTGTTGCCGCAGTTGCAGAAGAACATGCCGATGTTATTCGAGCGTTGCCAAAAAATGGAATTGCGGTATTTCCGGCTGACTCAGAATTTTCAGGAGTTTGGAAAACAGCGGCGGAGGGTCGCAAGGTAATAGATTTTGAATTGTCATCTACCTCGTCAAGCTCGGGCGCAGCAGTAAGCGGTCACCAACTCAATAATGGTTGTGTGCAGATTAATCTTGGTACGCATTCAATCGAAGTTCAATTAAATACGCTAGGTGCTCACAACGTGCGTAATGCATTGGCAGCAAGCGCTGTGGCATTAGCCGCAGAAATCCCTCTTGAAAAAATCAAGCAAGGACTTGAAGCGTTTGCCCCAGTCAATGGCCGCATGCAGATCAAATTTTCTGACTCGAAGTACACGTTAATTGATGACAGTTACAACGCCAACCCCGATTCAGTCAGGGCTGCAATTGACGCTCTAAAGCAGTCGGTTGGTATTTCATGGCTTGTTTTGGGTGATATGGGTGAAGTAGGTAATCAAGGGCCTGAATTTCATCGGGAGGTTGGAGCTTATGCTGCGGAGCAAGGAATTACCAAGTTGTTTGCCTTAGGTGAGCAGTGCGTCTCTGCTGTAAATGGTTTTGACTCTGCAAAAACTGGCGCTGCCTCAAGTGCTAGTCATTTCACTAGCGTTGAGAATTTAATTTCAAAGTTAAATGAAGAGTTGCGCTCGCATTTGGCTGACGGTAATCAACATTTAAATATTTTAGTTAAAGGTTCACGATTTATGCGCATGGAGCGTGTAGTGCAAGCCTTGTTAGAGGAGGCTAAAACATGCTCTTAA
- the mraY gene encoding phospho-N-acetylmuramoyl-pentapeptide-transferase → MLLMLAQWLQEDFGFFRVFNYITFRAVMATVTALLIGLAAGPWVIRKLAELKMGQAVRTDGPQTHLIKSGTPTMGGVLILIGIFVSCMLWADLSNRFIWIVMIVTFGFGAVGWVDDYRKVARKDPKGMASREKFFWQTLIGLFAAIYLAFSVSEVNNLKVLQLFYEWLKSGFALDLPAKTNLLIPFMKEVSYPLGMMGFIILSYLVIVGSSNAVNLTDGLDGLVIMPVILVGAALGAFAYVMGNAIYAKYLLFPYIPGAGELMIFCGAMGGAGLAFLWYNTHPAQVFMGDVGALALGGALGTIAVIVRQEIVLFVMGGIFVAETLSVMLQVFWFKLTKKHFGEGRRIFRMAPLHHHFELGGWKETQVVVRFWIITILLVLVGLSSLKLR, encoded by the coding sequence ATGCTCTTAATGTTGGCGCAATGGTTACAAGAAGACTTCGGTTTTTTCCGTGTTTTCAACTACATTACCTTTAGAGCAGTCATGGCTACTGTGACAGCATTGTTAATTGGGTTAGCGGCCGGACCTTGGGTGATTCGTAAATTAGCCGAGCTAAAAATGGGTCAGGCAGTGCGTACCGATGGACCACAAACCCATTTGATTAAATCCGGTACGCCTACTATGGGCGGCGTCTTAATTCTGATTGGCATCTTTGTTTCCTGCATGCTTTGGGCAGATTTAAGTAATCGCTTTATCTGGATCGTCATGATTGTGACTTTTGGTTTTGGCGCAGTAGGTTGGGTAGATGACTACCGGAAGGTGGCTCGCAAAGATCCTAAAGGCATGGCTTCTCGAGAAAAGTTCTTTTGGCAAACTTTAATTGGACTATTTGCTGCTATCTACTTGGCATTCTCGGTATCCGAAGTAAACAACCTAAAAGTATTGCAATTATTTTATGAATGGCTAAAGAGTGGTTTTGCATTAGATTTACCAGCAAAGACTAATTTGCTGATTCCCTTCATGAAAGAAGTGAGCTATCCATTGGGAATGATGGGCTTCATCATTCTGAGCTATTTAGTGATTGTTGGTAGTAGTAATGCAGTCAATTTAACGGATGGTCTTGATGGGTTGGTGATCATGCCGGTGATATTGGTGGGCGCGGCACTTGGTGCCTTTGCCTATGTAATGGGTAATGCCATTTACGCAAAATATCTTTTATTCCCATATATCCCTGGTGCCGGTGAGCTCATGATTTTCTGTGGGGCTATGGGCGGCGCTGGTCTTGCTTTTCTTTGGTACAACACGCACCCGGCTCAAGTATTTATGGGCGATGTGGGTGCTCTAGCTTTGGGTGGCGCGCTCGGAACAATCGCAGTAATTGTTCGTCAAGAGATTGTTTTGTTCGTCATGGGCGGAATTTTTGTTGCCGAGACGCTTTCAGTGATGCTGCAAGTATTTTGGTTCAAGCTTACTAAAAAGCATTTTGGTGAAGGGCGTCGTATTTTCCGTATGGCTCCTTTGCATCACCACTTTGAATTAGGTGGATGGAAAGAAACCCAAGTAGTTGTCCGTTTTTGGATCATCACCATTCTGTTGGTGTTAGTTGGTTTATCCAGTTTGAAATTACGGTGA
- the murD gene encoding UDP-N-acetylmuramoyl-L-alanine--D-glutamate ligase, translated as MLNLVNVFANPAAVADSGYEAPHRFLILGLGESGVAMAKWCLRNGAFVRVADTRDRSTLSERQLAWLAELEFAGLKEACFGPLSDDLLNDIDVIGISPGLSPLQEPTESFLVKARKARVDVWGEIEFFARAVAAMERIAVEKQSSYATSVLAITGTNGKTTTTALTGQLCERAGKKVAVAGNISPAALDKLMACLDAADQIEDMPDVWVLELSSFQLVFTDSLNATAATVLNITQDHLDWHGNMSSYAQAKAKIFGKNTICVLNRDDSLVMSLLSDEQKSERVVVTFGSNSPDEQGAFGIEHDLRAGGIDWLVWAEVDEEVEPQPKRRRKSAAVEDEPLRLKRLIPADALRIRGRHNALNALAALALARAANLPMNILLHGLRDYHGEPHRVQSIAVVNDVEYVDDSKGTNVGATVAALNGLGSNEAGKRIWLIAGGEGKGQDFSPLREPALRFVKGVFLIGKDGERIAQAIGDDIPCVISGDLSAAVSAAAAQAVSGDLVLLSPACASLDQFRDYVERAQVFVSEVEELGMRFEGAQA; from the coding sequence ATGTTGAATTTAGTTAACGTCTTCGCAAATCCCGCTGCAGTGGCAGATTCAGGCTACGAGGCCCCACATCGCTTTCTAATTTTAGGGTTGGGCGAGTCTGGCGTAGCAATGGCGAAATGGTGTTTACGAAACGGCGCATTTGTACGGGTCGCGGATACGCGTGATCGCTCTACATTATCTGAGCGCCAATTGGCATGGCTTGCAGAGCTTGAGTTTGCCGGTTTGAAAGAAGCTTGCTTTGGACCATTGAGTGATGACTTACTTAATGACATTGACGTTATCGGCATTAGTCCAGGACTCTCTCCACTTCAAGAGCCAACAGAATCATTCTTAGTAAAAGCCCGTAAAGCTAGGGTGGATGTCTGGGGTGAAATCGAATTCTTTGCTCGAGCTGTTGCCGCAATGGAGCGTATTGCGGTTGAAAAACAGTCTAGTTATGCAACGTCAGTGCTTGCTATTACTGGCACAAATGGTAAAACCACGACAACTGCTTTGACTGGCCAGTTATGCGAGCGCGCTGGCAAGAAAGTAGCTGTTGCCGGCAATATTAGTCCAGCAGCTCTTGATAAGTTGATGGCTTGTTTGGATGCCGCTGATCAAATTGAAGATATGCCGGATGTATGGGTACTAGAGCTTTCTAGCTTCCAGTTGGTTTTCACGGATTCGCTAAACGCAACCGCAGCAACGGTGCTGAATATTACCCAAGACCATTTAGATTGGCATGGAAACATGTCTTCATATGCACAAGCTAAAGCCAAGATATTTGGTAAAAACACTATTTGTGTTCTGAATCGAGACGATTCTCTCGTTATGAGTTTGCTCTCCGATGAGCAAAAATCTGAAAGAGTAGTTGTTACCTTTGGATCAAATAGCCCAGACGAGCAAGGCGCCTTTGGTATTGAACATGACCTACGTGCCGGTGGAATTGATTGGCTGGTTTGGGCTGAAGTGGACGAGGAGGTTGAGCCGCAGCCAAAACGTCGCCGTAAGTCTGCCGCTGTAGAAGACGAACCTTTGCGTTTGAAGCGCTTAATTCCAGCGGATGCATTACGTATACGCGGTCGCCACAATGCATTAAATGCCCTGGCTGCACTCGCTTTAGCACGTGCAGCGAATTTACCAATGAATATTTTGTTGCATGGTCTGCGCGACTACCATGGCGAACCTCATCGTGTTCAAAGCATTGCAGTTGTAAATGATGTTGAGTATGTTGATGACAGCAAGGGAACAAATGTAGGTGCAACCGTAGCTGCCTTGAATGGTTTGGGTAGCAATGAAGCAGGCAAACGAATTTGGTTGATCGCTGGCGGCGAAGGCAAGGGGCAAGACTTTAGTCCTCTGCGCGAACCGGCGCTTCGGTTTGTAAAGGGTGTATTCCTGATTGGCAAAGATGGTGAAAGAATTGCACAAGCGATTGGTGATGATATTCCTTGCGTCATCAGCGGTGATTTGTCTGCGGCTGTAAGCGCTGCCGCTGCGCAAGCGGTATCAGGCGATTTGGTTCTTCTTTCTCCTGCGTGCGCAAGTCTAGATCAGTTCCGTGATTATGTAGAGCGTGCCCAGGTTTTTGTATCTGAGGTTGAAGAGTTGGGAATGCGTTTCGAGGGAGCTCAAGCATGA
- the ftsW gene encoding putative lipid II flippase FtsW: MSLKEKLFPQNRLGLDRFWNFSRGGIDNFRTGLRDAVSGVEQTRSRMMEYDQLLVWAVLSLMLIGLVMVYSASITLADGPKYANYSSNFFLIRHLISLAIAIGVGIWAFKIPSKVWDRYSPVIFGFTVILLIAVLIPGVGKGVNGAKRWIPLGVMNFQPSELMKFAAVIFAASYTVQRQEYLHSFSKGMLPMGIAVALVGGLLMKEPDMGAFVVVALIAFGILFLGGINAKLFGGLIVVGLLSGAAMIALSPFRRGRMLAFMDPWQVDNAANKGYQLTHSLMAFGRGEWFGTGLGGSVEKLHYLPEAHTDFIMAVIGEELGFVGVVVMIFLFYWIVRRAFMIGRTALQLDRSFAGLAAKGVAIWIGWQAFINMGVNLGLLPTKGLTLPLVSYGGSGILMNAVAIAMLLRIDYENRILMRGGKL; this comes from the coding sequence ATGAGCTTAAAAGAAAAATTGTTCCCTCAAAATCGCCTTGGTTTGGATCGCTTTTGGAATTTTTCTAGAGGCGGCATTGATAATTTCCGTACTGGTTTGCGTGATGCAGTTTCTGGAGTCGAGCAAACACGTTCGCGCATGATGGAGTATGACCAGTTGCTAGTCTGGGCAGTTTTATCTCTCATGCTGATTGGTTTGGTAATGGTTTATTCAGCCTCAATTACTTTAGCTGATGGACCTAAGTATGCGAACTACAGTAGCAATTTCTTTTTGATTCGTCATTTAATTTCGCTGGCAATTGCTATTGGTGTTGGCATTTGGGCATTTAAGATTCCTAGCAAAGTTTGGGATCGTTACTCCCCAGTTATTTTTGGTTTCACGGTGATTCTGCTGATTGCTGTGTTGATTCCTGGCGTGGGCAAGGGGGTTAATGGGGCTAAGCGCTGGATTCCATTGGGTGTAATGAATTTCCAGCCTTCTGAGTTGATGAAATTTGCTGCCGTCATTTTTGCCGCAAGCTACACAGTGCAACGCCAAGAATATTTACATTCCTTCTCAAAAGGAATGTTGCCAATGGGTATCGCTGTTGCCCTTGTTGGTGGCCTCTTAATGAAAGAGCCAGACATGGGTGCTTTCGTGGTGGTGGCATTGATTGCGTTTGGCATTTTGTTCTTGGGCGGAATCAACGCAAAGTTATTCGGCGGCTTGATTGTGGTTGGCTTGCTTAGTGGAGCCGCCATGATTGCTCTATCACCATTTAGGCGCGGCCGTATGTTGGCTTTTATGGATCCTTGGCAAGTAGATAACGCTGCAAACAAGGGTTACCAGTTAACACACTCCTTAATGGCATTTGGACGGGGTGAGTGGTTTGGTACTGGACTTGGCGGTAGTGTAGAAAAACTGCATTACTTACCTGAGGCGCATACCGACTTCATCATGGCTGTAATTGGTGAAGAGCTTGGCTTTGTTGGCGTTGTTGTCATGATCTTCTTGTTTTATTGGATTGTGCGTCGCGCATTCATGATTGGTCGTACTGCTTTGCAATTGGATCGAAGCTTTGCAGGCTTAGCTGCTAAGGGTGTGGCTATTTGGATCGGTTGGCAAGCATTTATCAATATGGGCGTGAATTTGGGTTTACTCCCAACAAAGGGTTTAACTTTGCCATTGGTAAGCTATGGTGGCTCGGGCATTTTGATGAATGCAGTTGCAATAGCCATGCTATTGCGCATTGATTATGAGAATCGAATTTTGATGCGCGGAGGGAAACTGTGA
- the murG gene encoding undecaprenyldiphospho-muramoylpentapeptide beta-N-acetylglucosaminyltransferase — protein MTRPSILVMAGGTGGHIFPGLAVAEYLRICGWSVSWLGNRNGMECRLVQSCDFPFEAVEFGGLRGKGLKAKLMLPINLARACYQSWNIMRRLKPSVVLGMGGYITFPGGLVSKLLRRPLVLHESNSVAGSANLALAKIAMRSLTGFPNTMDKAEWVGNPIRQEFDNMPAPALRYEQRQGPLSILVVGGSLGAAALNENIPAALALIPAEVRPKVIHQAGDRHLVDLQARYAEYGVEADVRPFIDDMPSAYAQADLVICRSGAMTVSELAACGVASCLIPFPHAIDDHQTANARFLSDAKAAVLLPQKQLNPQDLASMIQSLQREKLKEMAVRAHALAKPHATQRVAEVCADCAGVGI, from the coding sequence GTGACAAGACCCTCAATACTGGTTATGGCTGGTGGTACTGGTGGGCATATCTTCCCAGGGCTGGCTGTCGCTGAATATTTGCGGATCTGTGGTTGGAGTGTCTCATGGTTAGGCAATCGGAATGGTATGGAATGCCGCTTGGTGCAGTCTTGTGATTTTCCCTTCGAAGCGGTTGAGTTTGGCGGTCTCCGTGGCAAAGGATTAAAGGCCAAACTAATGCTCCCAATTAATTTAGCTCGCGCCTGTTATCAAAGTTGGAACATCATGCGTCGCCTCAAGCCCAGTGTTGTATTGGGTATGGGTGGATACATTACCTTCCCGGGCGGTCTAGTAAGTAAGTTATTGAGGCGCCCATTGGTATTGCATGAATCCAATTCTGTGGCGGGTAGTGCAAATCTTGCCCTGGCCAAAATTGCGATGCGTAGTTTGACTGGCTTTCCTAATACGATGGATAAGGCAGAGTGGGTTGGCAATCCAATCCGTCAAGAGTTTGACAATATGCCGGCACCTGCTTTGCGCTATGAACAGCGCCAAGGCCCACTCTCAATCTTGGTTGTTGGCGGAAGTCTGGGTGCGGCTGCATTAAACGAAAATATTCCCGCTGCCTTGGCTTTGATCCCAGCAGAGGTTCGCCCTAAAGTGATTCATCAGGCGGGCGATAGACATCTGGTCGATTTGCAGGCTCGATATGCTGAGTATGGTGTAGAGGCTGATGTTCGTCCTTTTATTGATGATATGCCAAGTGCCTATGCTCAGGCTGATTTAGTCATTTGTCGATCTGGTGCAATGACAGTCTCCGAACTAGCGGCTTGTGGTGTTGCCTCTTGTCTAATTCCATTTCCACACGCGATTGATGATCATCAAACGGCAAATGCTCGCTTCTTGTCAGATGCAAAAGCTGCCGTTCTCTTGCCGCAGAAGCAATTAAACCCTCAGGATTTAGCTTCAATGATTCAAAGCTTGCAACGGGAGAAGCTTAAAGAGATGGCAGTGCGTGCTCATGCGTTGGCTAAGCCGCATGCAACTCAGCGCGTTGCTGAAGTGTGTGCTGATTGCGCGGGAGTAGGTATATGA